From a region of the Solanum stenotomum isolate F172 chromosome 2, ASM1918654v1, whole genome shotgun sequence genome:
- the LOC125856663 gene encoding protein SENSITIVE TO PROTON RHIZOTOXICITY 1-like, whose amino-acid sequence MSFSGDLRHLPPNTIGDDPRVPLLNLSAVQTRMDSLQKFLSDSVNSNTLLGQHQMNMVSDEITSAIHQIIVNGAALLSSTRLTNPPSPQPPSSVEMKINLKSNHKRSFPEFDRRDFESKVEVLDEEEEDGGDWEIIELDAVELLAEHIHFCDFCGKGFKRDANLRMHMRAHGNQYKTVEALAKPEKCIDSSNSNKRRRFSCPFIGCTRNKTHNKFRPLKSVICVKNHFKRSHCPKMYSCTRCNKKSFSVLADLKSHLKHCGETKWKCSCGTSFSRKDKLFGHMALFEGHMPAVETAPAVENEEEVGMDINDGEGNGLLDIRTGSDNGFLDRLMLDGFESIDSYCFQDLFGSSSPNGLNTVSDTTGWFV is encoded by the coding sequence ATGTCATTTTCCGGCGACTTACGTCATTTGCCGCCCAACACAATCGGAGATGATCCTAGGGTTCCACTTCTCAACCTCTCGGCCGTTCAAACCCGAATGGATTCCCTCCAGAAATTTCTCTCAGATTCGGTCAACTCTAATACTTTACTTGGTCAACACCAGATGAACATGGTTTCCGACGAAATCACCTCCGCAATCCATCAGATTATTGTCAACGGCGCCGCTCTACTATCCTCTACACGATTAACAAATCCTCCTTCGCCTCAGCCGCCGTCGTCGGTGGAAATGAAAATCAATCTAAAATCGAATCATAAGAGATCGTTTCCCGAATTTGATCGGAGAGATTTTGAGTCGAAAGTTGAGGTAttagacgaagaagaagaagacggtGGCGATTGGGAGATTATTGAGCTAGATGCGGTGGAGCTACTAGCGGAGCACATCCACTTTTGTGATTTCTGCGGAAAAGGATTCAAACGAGATGCGAATTTACGGATGCATATGAGAGCTCATGGAAATCAGTACAAAACAGTAGAAGCATTAGCAAAACCTGAAAAATGCATCGATTCATCGAATTCGAATAAAAGGAGGAGGTTTTCGTGCCCTTTCATCGGGTGTACCCGCAACAAAACGCATAACAAATTTCGGCCATTGAAATCGGTGATTTGTGTTAAGAATCACTTCAAGAGAAGTCACTGCCCCAAAATGTACTCATGCACTCGTTGTAACAAAAAAAGTTTCTCCGTACTAGCAGATTTGAAAAGCCATTTGAAGCATTGTGGAGAGACCAAATGGAAGTGTTCTTGTGGTACGAGCTTTTCCCGGAAGGACAAATTGTTCGGTCACATGGCGTTGTTCGAGGGACACATGCCGGCGGTAGAAACGGCGCCGGCGGTTGAAAATGAGGAGGAGGTGGGAATGGATATCAATGATGGGGAGGGTAATGGGTTGTTGGATATTAGAACCGGGTCGGATAATGGGTTTTTGGATAGGTTAATGCTTGATGGATTTGAATCTATTGATAGTTATTGCTTCCAAGATTTATTCGGATCTTCTTCTCCAAATGGTTTAAACACGGTTTCAGATACTACTGGATGGTTTGTTTAG